A single region of the Buchnera aphidicola (Pseudoregma panicola) genome encodes:
- the rpiA gene encoding ribose-5-phosphate isomerase RpiA — protein sequence MNIKKLKKMSSIAALKYINKDSIIGIGTGSTVITFIKELKKISNYIRGVVSSSKISSFYLKKYNIKIFDTKEIDSIEIYIDGADEINNNMQMIKGGGGALTGEKILAGMSKTFICIADFTKKVSILGKNNPIPVEIISISYSFVKNKIIQLGGYPVLRKNFLTDYNNIIIDIYNIFLKDPVKLEKKINNIPGVVTVGIFSIRKADIALISYENKIEEIKK from the coding sequence ATGAATATAAAAAAATTAAAGAAGATGTCTTCTATTGCTGCATTAAAATATATTAATAAAGATTCTATTATAGGAATAGGAACAGGTAGTACAGTAATAACTTTTATAAAAGAATTAAAAAAAATTTCTAATTATATAAGAGGTGTTGTATCTAGTTCTAAAATTTCTAGCTTTTATTTAAAAAAATATAATATAAAAATATTTGACACTAAAGAAATAGATAGTATAGAAATTTATATAGATGGCGCAGATGAAATAAATAATAATATGCAAATGATAAAAGGAGGTGGAGGAGCTTTAACAGGAGAAAAAATTTTAGCAGGTATGTCAAAAACTTTTATTTGTATAGCAGATTTTACTAAAAAAGTTAGTATTTTGGGAAAAAATAATCCAATTCCTGTAGAAATTATTTCTATTTCTTATTCTTTTGTAAAAAATAAAATAATTCAATTAGGTGGTTATCCAGTATTAAGAAAGAATTTTTTAACAGATTATAATAATATTATTATAGATATATATAATATATTTTTAAAAGATCCTGTAAAATTAGAAAAAAAAATAAACAATATACCAGGAGTAGTTACTGTAGGAATATTTTCTATTAGAAAAGCAGATATTGCTTTGATTTCTTATGAAAACAAAATAGAAGAAATAAAAAAATAA
- the glnS gene encoding glutamine--tRNA ligase, with product MKINKNKKINTNFIYKIIEKDILKNNSLNIKTRFPPEPNGHLHIGHAKSIFINFNISKKYLGKCNLRFDDTNPSKEKIKYINSIKKDIKWLGLKWNENIKYASNYFKIFYKYAMILIKKGLAYVDNLTKNQIRKYRGSLIKEGKNSPFRNRKIEKNINLFKKMKNGYFKDGSICLRAKINMKSKIIIMRDPVLYRVIKIKKHHQTKNKWCIYPTYDFSHCISDYIEKITHSICTTEFTNNKILYNWILKNIGTKNRPKQYEFSRLNIENNIISKRKIKKLIKKKIVKNWSDPRLLTISGLRKRGYTPISIMNFCNYIGVTRKENFIQMSYLEHFIKEDLKNKVKRAMAVLNPIKIIIYNLPKNYKKIIKIPNHPKIKKFGTQKIVLRKEIYIEKEDFEETSKNKKKLFINGKVKLRYSYFIKAKKIKKNKLNKIEKIYCKCYKNIINKKNKKKKKISIIHWVSIKDSIKTKFKIYKNLFKTKYPEKKKNMIQYIDKKSKKVKIGFSQKDILSKILKNYIQFERIGYFMLNNLKKNKNITFTCITKFKK from the coding sequence ATGAAAATAAATAAAAATAAAAAAATAAATACAAATTTTATATATAAAATAATTGAAAAAGACATACTTAAAAATAATTCATTAAATATAAAAACAAGATTTCCTCCAGAACCAAATGGTCATCTGCATATAGGTCATGCAAAATCAATTTTTATAAATTTTAATATATCAAAAAAATATTTAGGTAAATGCAATCTAAGATTTGACGACACTAATCCATCTAAAGAAAAAATTAAGTATATAAATTCTATAAAAAAAGATATAAAATGGTTAGGATTAAAATGGAACGAAAATATAAAATATGCATCTAATTATTTTAAAATATTTTATAAATATGCAATGATATTAATAAAAAAAGGATTAGCATACGTAGATAATTTAACAAAAAATCAAATAAGAAAATATAGAGGAAGTTTGATAAAAGAAGGAAAAAATAGTCCATTTAGAAACAGAAAAATTGAAAAAAATATAAATTTATTTAAAAAAATGAAAAATGGATATTTTAAAGATGGAAGTATATGTCTTAGAGCCAAAATAAATATGAAATCAAAAATAATAATAATGAGAGATCCAGTATTATATAGAGTTATAAAGATAAAAAAACATCATCAAACTAAAAATAAATGGTGTATATATCCTACATATGACTTTTCTCATTGTATATCGGATTATATAGAAAAAATTACTCATTCTATTTGTACTACAGAATTTACAAATAATAAAATTTTATATAATTGGATACTAAAAAATATAGGAACTAAAAATAGACCAAAACAATATGAATTTTCTAGATTAAACATCGAAAACAACATTATTTCTAAAAGAAAAATAAAAAAATTAATAAAAAAAAAAATAGTAAAAAATTGGTCAGATCCAAGATTATTAACAATATCAGGATTAAGAAAAAGAGGATATACTCCTATATCAATAATGAATTTTTGTAATTATATAGGAGTAACTAGAAAAGAAAATTTTATACAAATGTCTTATTTAGAACATTTTATAAAAGAAGATTTAAAAAACAAAGTAAAAAGAGCTATGGCTGTATTGAATCCTATAAAAATTATAATATATAATTTGCCAAAAAATTATAAAAAAATAATAAAAATACCAAATCATCCTAAAATAAAAAAATTTGGCACACAAAAAATTGTTCTTAGAAAAGAAATATATATAGAAAAAGAAGATTTTGAAGAAACATCAAAAAATAAAAAAAAACTTTTTATAAATGGAAAAGTAAAATTAAGATATTCATATTTTATAAAAGCTAAAAAAATAAAAAAAAATAAACTAAATAAAATAGAAAAAATTTATTGCAAATGTTATAAAAACATAATTAATAAAAAAAATAAAAAAAAAAAAAAAATATCAATAATACATTGGGTATCTATAAAAGATTCTATTAAAACAAAATTTAAAATATATAAAAACTTATTTAAAACTAAATATCCTGAAAAGAAAAAAAATATGATACAATATATAGATAAAAAATCAAAAAAAGTTAAAATAGGTTTTTCACAAAAAGATATATTATCTAAAATTTTAAAAAATTATATACAATTTGAAAGAATTGGATATTTTATGTTAAATAATTTAAAAAAAAATAAAAATATTACTTTCACATGCATAACAAAATTCAAAAAATAA
- the eno gene encoding phosphopyruvate hydratase — translation MIKIKKIFAREIIDSRGYPTIESEVYLEDGSFGKASVPSGASTGSKESLELRDNNKKYFFGQGVLKAVKNVNCIISKILKNKNAKEQEKIDEIMIKEDGTKNKSNLGSNAILSVSLSVAKAYAKYKKINLYEHIYKLSDQKEKIIVPRPMINIINGGKHSNNNLDIQEFMIQPSKNISIKKSIRMGCEIFHSLYIILKKNNISISVGDEGGFAPNLKNNEEALKLIEKAIKKTKYVLGKDINIAIDCAGSELYNKLTNKYEIKSENKFLNYKEFTKYLKKISNKYFIKSIEDGLEENDWKGFQYQTKHIGNDIQIVGDDLFVTNPIILKKGILKKAANAILIKLNQIGTLTETLKTINIAKKYKYNTIISHRSGETEDTFISDLSIGTISGQIKTGSMSRSERTCKYNRLIRIEEKLIKTKYEIKI, via the coding sequence ATGATAAAAATAAAAAAAATATTTGCTAGAGAAATAATAGATTCTAGAGGATATCCTACAATAGAATCTGAAGTATATTTAGAAGATGGATCTTTTGGTAAAGCAAGTGTCCCTTCAGGAGCTTCTACAGGGTCAAAAGAATCATTAGAACTTAGAGATAATAATAAAAAATATTTTTTTGGACAAGGAGTATTAAAAGCAGTTAAAAATGTTAATTGCATAATATCAAAAATATTAAAAAATAAAAATGCAAAAGAACAAGAAAAGATAGATGAAATAATGATAAAAGAAGATGGAACAAAAAATAAATCTAATTTAGGATCTAATGCAATACTTTCTGTGTCGTTATCTGTGGCTAAAGCATATGCCAAATATAAAAAAATTAATTTATATGAACATATATACAAATTATCTGATCAAAAAGAAAAAATAATAGTTCCTAGACCTATGATTAATATAATAAATGGAGGAAAACATTCTAATAATAATTTAGATATACAAGAATTTATGATACAACCATCAAAAAATATATCAATAAAAAAATCTATTAGAATGGGATGTGAAATTTTTCATTCATTATATATAATATTAAAAAAAAATAACATAAGTATATCAGTAGGAGATGAAGGCGGTTTTGCACCAAACTTAAAAAATAATGAAGAAGCTTTAAAATTAATAGAAAAAGCAATTAAAAAAACAAAATATGTATTAGGAAAAGATATAAACATTGCTATAGATTGTGCTGGATCGGAATTATATAATAAATTAACAAATAAATATGAAATAAAAAGTGAAAACAAATTTTTAAATTATAAAGAATTTACAAAATATTTAAAAAAAATATCCAATAAGTATTTTATAAAATCTATAGAAGATGGATTAGAAGAAAATGATTGGAAAGGATTTCAATATCAAACAAAACATATTGGAAATGATATACAAATAGTAGGAGACGATTTATTTGTAACTAACCCTATAATATTAAAAAAAGGAATTTTAAAAAAAGCAGCAAATGCTATTTTAATAAAATTAAATCAAATAGGAACTTTAACAGAAACATTAAAAACTATTAATATAGCAAAAAAATATAAATATAATACAATTATTTCTCATAGATCTGGAGAAACAGAAGATACTTTTATATCAGATTTATCTATAGGAACTATATCAGGTCAAATAAAAACAGGATCTATGTCTAGATCAGAAAGAACTTGCAAATACAATAGACTAATTAGAATAGAAGAAAAATTAATTAAAACAAAATATGAAATAAAAATATAA
- a CDS encoding 5'-3' exonuclease, protein MKNKTFIIDGTNYMYKYYFAIPMLKNNVGKPINIIYGFINMINIIYKKYNPKKIIFVFDSKKKNFRKKIYKKYKKNRPIMPKEIIDQIKPLNFLIKNLGIPIVSIPLIEADDAIGILSKIENKKKNLVFILTNDKDMYQIINSKTFILKNFNKIIGKEEVKKEYKIFPKNIPDYLSLVGDRSDNIPGVPCIGKKTAQKLIKKYKNLKNIYKNIEKIKYLNIKNKIKIIKNLKRKKKETIFSLNLTRLNLHFKIKSKFKNLKLKNPNIKKLNIFFKKNKFKYKIIN, encoded by the coding sequence ATGAAAAATAAAACTTTTATAATAGATGGAACTAATTATATGTACAAATATTATTTTGCAATACCAATGTTAAAAAATAATGTTGGAAAACCAATAAACATAATATATGGATTTATTAATATGATTAATATAATTTATAAAAAATATAATCCAAAAAAAATAATATTTGTATTTGATTCAAAAAAAAAAAATTTTAGGAAAAAAATATATAAAAAATATAAAAAAAATAGACCTATTATGCCTAAAGAAATTATAGATCAAATAAAACCATTAAATTTTTTAATAAAAAATCTTGGAATACCTATAGTAAGTATACCACTAATAGAAGCAGATGATGCTATTGGAATATTATCAAAAATAGAAAACAAAAAAAAAAATTTAGTATTTATATTGACTAATGATAAAGATATGTATCAGATAATAAATTCAAAAACATTTATTTTAAAAAATTTTAATAAAATAATAGGAAAAGAAGAAGTAAAAAAAGAATATAAAATTTTTCCAAAAAATATTCCAGATTACCTATCGTTAGTAGGAGATAGATCTGACAATATACCAGGAGTACCATGCATAGGAAAAAAAACAGCACAAAAACTTATAAAAAAATATAAAAATTTAAAAAATATATATAAAAATATAGAAAAAATAAAATATTTAAACATAAAAAATAAGATAAAAATAATAAAAAATTTAAAAAGAAAAAAAAAAGAAACAATTTTTTCATTAAATCTTACTAGATTAAATTTGCATTTTAAAATAAAAAGTAAATTTAAAAATTTAAAATTAAAAAATCCAAATATAAAAAAATTAAATATATTTTTTAAAAAAAATAAATTTAAATATAAAATAATAAATTAA
- the typA gene encoding translational GTPase TypA, whose translation MKKIKNIAVIAHVDHGKTTLIDKLLRSSTQFKEKNNKENRIMDSNILEKERGITILSKHASIFWKKYKINIVDTPGHADFGGEVERIMSMVDSVLLIVDSLEGPMPQTRFVTKKSFLYNLNPIVVINKIDRKNSRPEWVLNKIFDLFINLNANEKQLDFPIVYTSASLGTSGTDLKKIKHNMIPLIKTIINHTPTHKIKKNTNLKLQISQIDYDNYLGNIGIGKIKSGKIKKNQTVYIKNNKNKKKIGKVNKILHYCGLEKIEIKKSNAGEIVLISGLEDIEISDTICDKKDIKPFPDLSIDKPTVKIFLSVNTSPIAGKEGKYLTSRQILNRLKQEKSKNVSLEIDYKNNSNTFCISGRGELHLSILIETMRREGFEMELSRPKIIFKKDKEKIYEPYENLIIDIEKKHQGSIMNFIGERKGDLKNIISSNEKNRICLDYNISSRALIGFRSEFNNITSGTGIFYSSFYKYDIKKNYKIGQRKNGVLISNKRGKALGFSLFSLQERGKLFISHGEEVYEGQIIGINNRTNDLTVNCLSGKKLTNMRASGTDEAINLINPITITLEKAFNFINDDELIEITPKKIRLRKKYLTESERKKYKK comes from the coding sequence ATGAAAAAAATAAAAAATATAGCAGTAATAGCTCATGTAGACCATGGAAAAACAACATTAATAGATAAATTATTAAGATCATCTACACAATTTAAAGAAAAAAATAATAAAGAAAATAGAATAATGGACTCTAATATTTTAGAAAAAGAAAGAGGAATTACAATATTATCAAAACATGCATCCATATTTTGGAAAAAATATAAAATAAATATAGTAGATACTCCAGGACATGCAGATTTTGGTGGAGAAGTAGAAAGAATAATGTCAATGGTAGATTCAGTTTTATTAATAGTAGATTCTTTAGAAGGACCTATGCCTCAAACAAGATTTGTTACCAAAAAATCTTTTTTATATAATTTAAATCCTATAGTAGTAATAAACAAAATAGATAGAAAAAATTCTAGACCAGAATGGGTTTTAAATAAAATATTTGACTTATTTATAAATCTTAATGCAAATGAAAAACAATTAGATTTTCCAATAGTATATACTTCTGCATCATTAGGAACTTCAGGTACAGATTTAAAAAAAATAAAACATAATATGATTCCTCTAATAAAAACAATAATAAATCATACTCCAACTCATAAAATAAAAAAAAATACAAATTTAAAATTGCAAATATCTCAAATAGATTATGATAATTATTTAGGAAATATAGGAATAGGAAAAATAAAATCTGGAAAAATAAAAAAAAATCAAACTGTTTATATAAAAAATAATAAAAACAAAAAAAAAATTGGAAAAGTTAATAAAATATTACATTATTGTGGTTTAGAAAAAATAGAAATAAAAAAATCTAATGCAGGAGAAATAGTTTTAATATCAGGATTAGAAGACATAGAAATATCTGATACTATATGTGATAAAAAAGATATTAAACCATTTCCTGATTTATCAATAGATAAACCCACAGTAAAAATATTTTTATCAGTAAATACATCTCCGATTGCAGGAAAAGAAGGAAAATATTTAACTTCTAGACAAATATTAAATAGATTAAAACAAGAAAAATCTAAAAATGTTTCTTTAGAAATAGATTATAAAAATAATTCAAACACATTTTGTATATCAGGTAGAGGAGAATTACATTTATCTATCCTAATAGAAACTATGAGAAGAGAAGGATTTGAAATGGAATTATCTAGACCTAAAATAATTTTTAAAAAAGATAAAGAAAAAATATATGAACCATATGAAAATTTAATAATTGATATAGAAAAAAAACATCAAGGAAGCATAATGAACTTTATTGGAGAAAGAAAAGGAGATTTAAAAAATATAATTTCAAGCAATGAAAAAAATAGAATATGTTTAGACTATAACATTTCTAGTAGAGCACTAATAGGATTTAGATCCGAATTTAATAATATAACTTCAGGAACTGGAATATTTTATTCTTCATTCTACAAATATGATATAAAAAAAAATTATAAAATAGGACAAAGAAAAAATGGAGTTTTAATATCTAACAAAAGAGGAAAAGCATTAGGATTTTCTTTATTTTCATTACAAGAAAGAGGAAAATTATTTATTTCTCATGGTGAAGAAGTATATGAAGGTCAAATAATAGGAATTAATAATAGAACAAATGATTTAACAGTAAATTGCCTATCTGGTAAAAAATTAACTAATATGAGAGCGTCTGGAACAGATGAAGCTATAAATTTAATAAATCCAATAACTATAACATTAGAAAAAGCATTTAATTTTATAAATGATGATGAACTCATAGAAATAACACCAAAAAAAATAAGATTAAGAAAAAAATATTTAACAGAAAGTGAAAGAAAAAAATATAAAAAATAA
- the gmk gene encoding guanylate kinase, whose protein sequence is MKNNKNYGTCFIFSAPSGTGKSSLLQNFISKNILNNIFLSISYTTRLKRKKEIDKIHYNFVSKKIFKNMINKKKFVEYSKVFNNYYGTNFNTLYENIIIGRDIFLDIDYKGACQIKKKIKFAKSIFILPPSKIEIIKRLKLRNQDSTINIINRMKNFSKEIKNYKKYDYLIINDDFNKTLKNIKIIIKSERLKTIHNKYKYSRLLNNLLNK, encoded by the coding sequence ATGAAAAATAATAAAAATTATGGTACATGTTTTATCTTTTCAGCACCTAGCGGTACCGGTAAATCTAGTTTATTACAAAATTTTATTAGTAAGAATATTTTAAATAATATATTTTTATCTATTTCTTATACTACTAGATTAAAAAGAAAAAAAGAAATAGATAAAATACATTATAATTTTGTTTCTAAAAAAATTTTTAAAAATATGATTAATAAAAAAAAATTTGTAGAATATTCAAAAGTTTTTAATAATTATTATGGTACTAATTTTAATACATTATATGAAAATATTATTATAGGTAGAGATATATTTTTAGATATTGATTATAAAGGTGCTTGTCAAATAAAAAAAAAAATTAAATTCGCTAAAAGTATTTTTATATTACCTCCTTCTAAAATAGAGATAATAAAAAGATTAAAACTTAGAAATCAAGATAGTACAATAAATATAATAAATAGAATGAAAAATTTTTCTAAAGAAATAAAAAATTATAAAAAATATGATTATTTAATCATTAATGATGATTTTAATAAAACATTAAAAAATATTAAAATAATAATAAAATCTGAAAGATTAAAAACTATTCATAATAAATATAAATATTCTAGATTATTGAATAACTTACTTAATAAGTAG
- the prfB gene encoding peptide chain release factor 2 (programmed frameshift): MMEILKIENKIKRIKKKIKNLKNIIKYYEEEKKLNNIKHNLKKEKIWKNTKLMLKLKKNKKKIENKINPIKKNFIKIKYLIDLIKLSKQLKSYEILKDINKEIKEIEKVTKEIEFYKMFYKKYDRLNCYLDLQSGSGGIESQDWTNMLLKMYLKWAQKKNFKTKIISESRGEIAGIKSSTVHISGNFAFGWFRTETGIHRLVRKSPFNSTGKRHTSFASIYVYPEIKKKIKSRISYSDIKIDVYRSSGAGGQHVNKTESAVRITHIPTNLVTQCQNYRSQHKNKEKAIKQMECKLYNLEIENNKKKKKKIEEKKSKITWSKQIRSYILDISKVKDIRTGIETNDIQSVLNGNLEKFIKKTLKLGI; this comes from the exons ATTATGGAAATATTAAAAATAGAAAATAAAATAAAAAGAATAAAAAAAAAAATAA AAAATTTAAAAAATATAATAAAATATTATGAAGAAGAAAAAAAATTAAATAATATAAAACATAATTTAAAAAAAGAAAAAATATGGAAAAATACTAAATTAATGTTGAAGTTAAAAAAAAATAAAAAAAAAATAGAAAATAAAATTAATCCTATAAAAAAAAATTTTATAAAAATAAAATATCTTATAGATCTAATAAAACTTTCAAAACAATTAAAAAGCTATGAAATATTAAAAGATATAAATAAAGAAATAAAAGAAATAGAAAAAGTAACAAAAGAAATAGAATTTTATAAAATGTTTTATAAAAAATATGATAGATTAAATTGTTATTTAGATCTTCAATCAGGATCTGGAGGAATAGAATCACAAGATTGGACAAATATGTTATTAAAAATGTATTTAAAATGGGCTCAAAAAAAAAATTTTAAAACTAAAATAATATCAGAATCAAGAGGAGAAATAGCTGGAATAAAATCTTCTACTGTTCATATATCAGGAAATTTTGCATTTGGTTGGTTTAGAACAGAAACTGGAATACATAGATTAGTTAGAAAAAGTCCATTTAATTCTACAGGAAAAAGACATACATCTTTTGCTTCTATATACGTATATCCAGAAATAAAAAAAAAAATAAAATCAAGAATATCATATTCTGATATTAAAATAGATGTATACAGATCCTCTGGAGCAGGAGGTCAACATGTTAACAAAACAGAATCTGCTGTTAGAATAACTCATATACCAACAAATTTAGTTACACAATGTCAAAATTATAGATCACAGCATAAAAACAAAGAAAAAGCAATAAAACAAATGGAATGTAAATTATATAATTTAGAAATAGAGAACAACAAAAAGAAAAAAAAAAAAATAGAAGAAAAAAAATCTAAAATTACTTGGAGTAAACAAATTAGATCTTATATTTTAGACATTTCTAAAGTAAAAGATATTAGAACAGGAATAGAAACAAATGATATACAATCAGTACTAAATGGAAATTTAGAAAAATTCATAAAAAAAACTTTAAAATTAGGAATTTAA
- the lysS gene encoding lysine--tRNA ligase gives MIKEKKNIQMLEIKKNNIKYIKKYNFIYPNNFHPNTTCKKIIKRYKNKEKKNIKNEKIKISGRIIKIRIMGKASFCEIKDMSGKIQLYISQKYIKKKFYKNHFKKWNIGDIIGIYGTVFETKTKEITIKCKKLKLLNKTLRPIPNSFYGLLDKEKCYRNRYLDLITNKKSIKKFLIRSKIIFLIRNFFYKKKFIEVETPIIQNIPGGASAKPFITHHNKLKKKMYLRISPELYLKKLIIGGFEKIFEISKNFRNEGISNKHNPEFTMIEAYSAYSNYKYMMKLIEKLFKYIFKKIKIKNSIIYNNKKIIFKKKFNKMTITKAILKFNKDIKANDIKKIKNIKKIAINKKIKIKKYYNIDKIIIKIFEHTVEKNIIQPTFITNYPVETSPLARRKKNSKNLTERFELFISGMEISNGFSELNDPIDQKKRFKKQIKEKNTSKNFYDKEYIKALEYGLPPTSGIGIGIDRLIMLLTNSKNIRDIIFFPSLKN, from the coding sequence ATGATAAAAGAAAAAAAAAATATACAAATGTTAGAAATAAAAAAAAATAATATAAAATATATAAAAAAATATAATTTTATTTATCCAAATAATTTTCATCCAAACACTACATGCAAAAAAATAATAAAAAGATATAAAAATAAAGAAAAAAAAAATATAAAAAATGAAAAAATAAAAATATCTGGAAGAATAATTAAAATTAGAATTATGGGAAAAGCATCTTTTTGTGAAATAAAAGACATGAGTGGTAAAATTCAATTATATATTTCACAAAAATATATAAAAAAAAAATTTTATAAAAATCATTTTAAAAAATGGAACATAGGAGACATAATAGGAATATATGGAACAGTTTTTGAAACTAAAACAAAAGAAATAACAATAAAATGTAAAAAATTAAAACTATTAAATAAAACACTAAGACCAATTCCTAATAGTTTTTATGGTTTATTAGACAAAGAAAAATGTTATAGAAACAGATATTTAGATCTAATAACTAATAAAAAATCTATAAAAAAATTTTTAATAAGATCTAAAATAATATTCTTAATAAGAAATTTTTTTTATAAAAAAAAATTTATAGAAGTAGAAACTCCAATAATTCAAAATATACCAGGAGGAGCTTCAGCTAAACCATTTATAACACATCATAATAAACTTAAAAAAAAAATGTATTTAAGAATATCTCCAGAATTATATTTAAAAAAACTTATTATAGGAGGTTTTGAAAAAATATTTGAAATAAGTAAAAACTTTAGAAACGAAGGAATATCAAATAAACATAATCCTGAATTTACTATGATAGAAGCATATTCAGCATATTCTAACTATAAATATATGATGAAATTAATAGAAAAACTATTTAAATATATATTTAAAAAAATAAAAATAAAAAATTCTATTATATACAATAATAAAAAAATAATTTTTAAAAAAAAATTTAATAAGATGACAATTACAAAAGCAATTTTAAAATTTAATAAAGATATAAAAGCTAATGATATTAAAAAAATAAAAAATATAAAAAAAATAGCAATAAATAAAAAAATAAAAATAAAAAAATATTACAATATAGACAAAATAATAATAAAAATATTTGAACATACTGTAGAAAAAAATATTATACAACCTACATTTATTACTAATTATCCTGTAGAAACATCACCATTAGCTAGAAGAAAAAAAAATTCTAAAAATTTAACTGAAAGATTTGAATTATTTATATCTGGAATGGAAATTAGCAATGGATTTTCAGAATTAAATGATCCTATAGATCAAAAAAAAAGATTTAAAAAACAAATTAAAGAAAAAAATACAAGTAAAAATTTTTATGATAAAGAATATATAAAAGCATTAGAATATGGATTACCTCCTACTTCTGGAATTGGTATTGGAATAGATAGATTAATAATGTTATTAACAAATTCTAAAAATATTAGAGATATAATTTTTTTCCCATCTTTAAAAAATTAA